One Pedomonas mirosovicensis genomic region harbors:
- a CDS encoding universal stress protein, translating to MDTLLYVDTDATTELRCRVALELARVCGGHIECLQVTANLPLMSNEPFGAADLLASKATEAQRHKGTLRAAVEARLGATGVSWRYRALDGDPVRTLVDRARLVDLVLLSATRQPSVLNGATPSAGEVVSRMQVPVLAIPATDATFNAAGPALIAWDGSAQCSHAIRGALELLRAATMIAIVTVGQEKTDAKAEHAQEYLAHHRLQSQVVNLPDIGQPISASLLEALGTFQAGYVVMGAYGHSRARELLLGGVTREMLANSPVPILIAH from the coding sequence ATGGACACTCTCCTGTATGTTGACACGGATGCGACGACGGAGTTGCGTTGCCGGGTTGCGCTGGAATTGGCGCGCGTTTGTGGCGGCCATATTGAGTGTCTGCAGGTGACGGCAAATCTGCCGTTGATGTCGAACGAGCCGTTCGGAGCGGCGGATCTGCTGGCCAGCAAGGCGACAGAAGCGCAGCGGCACAAAGGCACGCTAAGGGCCGCTGTGGAGGCGCGGCTTGGGGCTACAGGCGTCAGCTGGCGCTACCGTGCCCTCGATGGCGACCCGGTTCGCACGCTTGTCGATCGGGCCCGTCTTGTCGATCTTGTGTTGCTGAGTGCCACCCGTCAGCCATCGGTGCTGAATGGCGCGACGCCCTCGGCAGGAGAAGTGGTGTCACGTATGCAGGTGCCTGTGCTTGCCATTCCCGCCACCGACGCCACGTTCAATGCCGCAGGGCCGGCGCTCATCGCTTGGGATGGCAGCGCTCAGTGCAGTCATGCCATCCGGGGCGCCTTGGAACTGCTGAGAGCTGCAACCATGATTGCCATCGTAACGGTTGGCCAAGAGAAAACGGACGCGAAAGCAGAGCATGCCCAGGAGTATTTGGCGCATCATCGGTTGCAATCGCAGGTGGTCAATCTGCCCGACATCGGCCAGCCGATCAGCGCCTCCCTCTTAGAGGCGCTTGGTACCTTTCAAGCAGGCTACGTCGTCATGGGAGCATATGGACACAGTCGGGCGCGGGAACTCCTTCTCGGCGGCGTAACGCGCGAAATGCTGGCCAACAGCCCTGTTCCCATTTTGATAGCGCACTAG
- a CDS encoding dihydrodipicolinate synthase family protein: protein MKAKIFSGVIPALMTPCKEDRTPDFDALVRKGKELIAQGMSAVVYCGSMGDWPLLTDAQRMEGVERLVKAGIPVIVGTGAVNTASAVAHAAHAQKVGAQGLMVIPRVLSRGPSIIAQKAHFKAILSAAPDLPAVIYNSPYYGFATRADLFFALRAEHPNLIGFKEFGGAADMRYAAENITSRDDDVSLMIGVDTTVFHGFVNCGATGAITGIGNVLPKEVIHLCNLSQAAAAGDVDARQRALELEQALAVLSSFDEGPDLVLYFKHMMVLKGDKEYALHFNETDALTESQRGYVEAQLKLFGTWYAEWSKLPGAVQKCKP from the coding sequence ATGAAAGCCAAGATTTTCTCCGGTGTTATTCCAGCGCTCATGACTCCTTGCAAGGAGGATCGCACTCCCGACTTCGATGCTCTTGTCCGCAAGGGCAAGGAGCTGATCGCTCAGGGGATGTCGGCCGTCGTCTACTGCGGTTCGATGGGTGACTGGCCGCTCCTGACGGACGCGCAGCGCATGGAAGGCGTCGAGCGCCTGGTGAAGGCCGGCATTCCGGTGATCGTCGGTACGGGCGCCGTGAACACCGCTTCGGCCGTTGCCCACGCCGCGCATGCACAGAAGGTTGGCGCTCAGGGCCTGATGGTCATCCCGCGGGTTCTGTCGCGGGGCCCGTCGATCATCGCCCAGAAAGCCCACTTCAAGGCGATCCTGTCTGCGGCGCCTGACCTGCCGGCGGTCATCTACAACAGCCCCTATTATGGTTTTGCCACGCGCGCTGACCTGTTCTTCGCGCTGCGCGCCGAGCATCCGAACCTGATCGGCTTCAAGGAGTTCGGTGGCGCCGCCGACATGCGCTATGCCGCTGAGAACATCACCAGCCGCGACGACGACGTGTCGCTGATGATCGGCGTCGACACGACAGTGTTCCATGGTTTCGTGAACTGTGGTGCAACCGGTGCCATCACCGGTATCGGCAATGTGCTGCCGAAGGAAGTTATCCACCTGTGCAACCTGTCGCAGGCTGCTGCTGCCGGCGATGTGGATGCCCGCCAGCGCGCACTGGAACTGGAGCAGGCCCTGGCCGTGCTGTCCTCCTTCGATGAAGGTCCGGACCTGGTCCTCTACTTCAAGCACATGATGGTGCTGAAGGGAGACAAGGAGTACGCGCTCCACTTCAACGAAACCGATGCGCTGACGGAAAGCCAGCGCGGTTATGTCGAGGCGCAGCTCAAGCTCTTCGGCACCTGGTACGCCGAGTGGAGCAAGCTTCCGGGTGCTGTGCAGAAGTGCAAGCCCTAA
- the aqpZ gene encoding aquaporin Z, whose protein sequence is MHIGRRMAAEAIGTFWLVLGGCGSAVLAAAFPEVGIGLLGVSLAFGLTVLTMAYSIGHISGCHLNPAVTLGLWAGGRFPVRDVLPYMIAQVIGAIVAAAFLLTIATGNPTFDLTVSGLAQNGYGDASPGNYGLLSALLIELVLTAGFLIVILGSTDDRAPHGFAPIAIGLALTLIHLISIPVTNTSVNPARSTGPALMVGGVALQQLWLFWAAPLVGGSIGGLLYRTLFIQAPIKPDIVGTAGDTPR, encoded by the coding sequence ATGCATATCGGCAGGCGCATGGCAGCAGAAGCGATTGGCACCTTCTGGCTGGTTTTGGGAGGGTGCGGCAGCGCGGTATTGGCCGCCGCCTTTCCGGAGGTCGGCATCGGCCTCCTCGGCGTCTCGCTGGCCTTCGGACTGACCGTGCTAACGATGGCCTATTCGATTGGCCACATCTCCGGCTGCCATCTCAATCCCGCGGTCACGCTCGGCCTGTGGGCAGGTGGCCGTTTTCCCGTGCGCGACGTCCTGCCCTATATGATTGCTCAGGTCATCGGAGCGATTGTAGCGGCAGCCTTTTTGCTCACCATCGCCACAGGCAACCCTACATTCGATCTCACTGTATCGGGCCTTGCTCAGAACGGCTATGGCGACGCTTCGCCCGGCAACTACGGGCTACTCTCGGCTCTGTTGATCGAGTTGGTGCTGACGGCTGGCTTTCTGATCGTAATTCTCGGCTCGACGGACGACCGCGCACCCCATGGATTCGCGCCAATCGCTATCGGCCTTGCCTTAACGCTCATCCACCTCATCAGCATTCCGGTGACCAATACTTCGGTCAATCCGGCGCGCAGCACCGGCCCGGCTCTGATGGTCGGCGGTGTTGCTCTGCAGCAGCTTTGGCTATTCTGGGCCGCACCACTGGTCGGCGGCAGCATCGGTGGGTTGCTCTACCGGACTTTATTCATCCAGGCGCCCATCAAACCCGACATCGTTGGCACAGCCGGGGATACGCCTCGCTAA
- a CDS encoding 2-hydroxyacid dehydrogenase — translation MDVAIFSAKQYDRRFLTAANQSSFHKLAFLEPRLSQETVNLAAGSKAACAFVNDDISAPVLQVLSDLGVRLVALRCAGFNNVDLNAAARLGIVIARVPAYSPNAVAEHAVALMLTLNRKTHRAFNRIREGNFALDGLLGYNMAGKTVGVIGTGRIGLTAARILTGFGCRVIASDPAPNTDCVKLGVHYLPLDEVIGQADIITLHCPLTPETRHLINAGTIARMKPGIMLINTSRGAVIDTQAIIQGLKTGQIGQLGLDVYEEEADLFFEDLSERAIRDDLFARLITFPNVLITGHQGFFTAEAMSAIAATTIGNITAFETDGRPLHPVSVERLASHSGTASAT, via the coding sequence ATGGATGTCGCGATATTCAGCGCTAAGCAGTATGACAGGCGTTTCCTAACCGCGGCCAACCAGAGCAGTTTTCACAAGCTCGCCTTCCTCGAGCCCCGTCTTTCTCAGGAAACCGTCAATTTAGCTGCCGGCAGCAAGGCGGCCTGCGCCTTCGTCAATGACGATATAAGCGCCCCTGTGCTGCAGGTGCTTTCAGACCTTGGCGTGCGTCTGGTTGCCCTGCGCTGCGCCGGTTTTAACAATGTGGATCTGAACGCCGCAGCCCGGCTCGGCATCGTGATCGCCCGCGTTCCCGCCTATTCTCCCAACGCAGTGGCTGAGCATGCAGTTGCTCTGATGCTCACGCTCAATCGCAAAACTCACAGGGCCTTCAATCGCATACGGGAAGGAAACTTTGCCCTTGATGGCCTGCTCGGCTACAATATGGCTGGTAAAACCGTCGGGGTCATCGGCACAGGCCGGATCGGCCTTACTGCCGCCCGCATCCTCACCGGTTTCGGCTGTCGGGTCATTGCCAGCGACCCGGCACCAAATACGGACTGTGTCAAACTTGGCGTGCATTACCTGCCGCTCGATGAGGTGATTGGTCAGGCGGACATCATCACGCTTCACTGTCCGCTGACGCCTGAGACCCGTCATCTTATCAATGCCGGTACGATTGCGCGGATGAAACCGGGCATAATGCTGATTAATACGAGCCGGGGGGCTGTCATTGACACCCAGGCGATCATCCAGGGGCTGAAAACGGGGCAGATCGGCCAGCTGGGCCTGGACGTCTATGAGGAGGAAGCGGATCTGTTCTTTGAGGATCTGTCGGAACGGGCCATCCGCGATGATTTGTTCGCCCGCCTGATTACCTTTCCCAATGTATTGATCACCGGCCACCAGGGCTTCTTCACCGCTGAGGCCATGTCGGCCATCGCCGCGACTACGATCGGAAACATTACCGCTTTTGAAACAGACGGCCGCCCTCTGCATCCGGTCTCGGTGGAACGGTTAGCAAGCCACAGCGGAACTGCCAGCGCCACCTAG